The proteins below come from a single Candidatus Glassbacteria bacterium genomic window:
- a CDS encoding archaemetzincin family Zn-dependent metalloprotease — protein sequence MVPIQIIPFSLDTSDIISSVTERLNEVFGVKATTGNRSVNFEQTYSQDRNQYHSTELIRNLLKLYPDKKHKILGITSLDLFIPILTFVFGEAQLDGSVAVVSSWRLRPEFYGLPLDDNLLRERFTKESIHELGHTFGLIHCPFYECVMHSSTCVEEIDLKDYKFCAECKKIFQLKKNNHMLAATDIPALNLSNVITAVY from the coding sequence ATGGTTCCCATCCAGATAATTCCTTTTTCCCTGGATACTAGTGATATTATCTCTTCGGTAACTGAAAGGCTGAATGAGGTTTTTGGAGTAAAAGCAACAACCGGCAACAGGTCGGTCAATTTCGAACAAACTTATAGCCAGGATCGCAATCAATACCATTCAACCGAACTTATTCGTAATCTGTTAAAGCTATATCCCGATAAAAAACATAAGATCCTAGGGATTACCTCCCTCGACTTGTTTATCCCCATTCTTACATTTGTATTCGGTGAAGCCCAGCTGGACGGCTCCGTCGCAGTTGTGTCTTCGTGGAGACTTAGACCTGAGTTTTATGGCCTGCCACTAGATGACAATCTATTGAGGGAAAGATTTACAAAAGAGTCGATCCATGAATTAGGCCACACTTTTGGCCTTATCCATTGTCCATTTTATGAGTGCGTAATGCATTCATCCACGTGCGTAGAAGAAATTGATTTAAAAGATTATAAGTTTTGTGCCGAGTGTAAAAAGATATTTCAATTAAAAAAAAACAACCACATGTTAGCAGCCACAGATATACCGGCGCTTAATTTATCAAACGTTATAACTGCTGTTTATTAA
- a CDS encoding 4Fe-4S dicluster domain-containing protein: protein MGILVNKCIGCGRCVSGCKKENSVPKDPFFFRTWVERYIITTDGSVIVYSPNGGIDGFDELTEKYSLLRSFFIPKLCNHCSNPPCVQVCPVGATFSTKDGVVLVDKDYCIGCRYCIQACPYGARFLNPETKTADKCTFCYHRLAKGMLPACVEVCPTKARVFGQIGLRSSPLTRFLRFNAIQVLKPDLNTGPRVFYANLDGVVN, encoded by the coding sequence ATGGGCATTCTAGTGAACAAGTGCATCGGGTGTGGAAGATGTGTATCAGGTTGTAAAAAGGAAAACAGCGTCCCGAAAGATCCGTTCTTTTTCCGTACCTGGGTCGAACGTTACATTATCACAACCGATGGAAGTGTAATAGTTTACAGTCCTAATGGTGGAATAGATGGCTTTGATGAATTAACGGAAAAATATTCTCTGTTGCGCTCCTTTTTCATACCCAAATTGTGCAATCATTGCAGCAATCCTCCATGTGTACAGGTATGTCCTGTCGGCGCCACATTCAGCACCAAAGACGGAGTAGTTCTTGTAGACAAAGATTACTGCATCGGTTGCAGATATTGCATTCAGGCGTGTCCCTACGGAGCCCGATTTTTAAATCCGGAAACGAAGACAGCGGATAAATGCACATTCTGCTACCATCGCCTGGCCAAAGGAATGCTTCCTGCTTGCGTGGAAGTCTGCCCCACTAAGGCTCGTGTTTTTGGACAGATTGGCTTGCGCAGCAGCCCCTTGACTCGCTTTCTCCGGTTCAATGCGATTCAAGTTCTAAAGCCTGATTTAAATACTGGGCCCAGAGTTTTTTACGCTAACCTGGATGGAGTGGTGAACTAA
- a CDS encoding polysulfide reductase yields MLEQLERNLSQIVGYIYPNEIELHWGILIVVYPYITGLVAGAFILASLERVFNVKEIMPTYRLSLLTALSFLLIAPLPLLLHLGHPERFYEIMITPHLESAMAMFGFVYIWYLMMVLILEIWFEYRQDLVVLAREGSGLKKYFYYLLTLGSLDLSEKSLRFDKKAVGFITILGIPSAFILHGYVGFLFGSIKANPWWSSVLMPIVFLFSAIVSGIALMVLVYGISTLLRGKSINMPCMDKLATYLLNALIIDLSLETLDFIHRVYESVESIHIMGQMISQKLFISLIVVQLMLGTLLPIVLIVVTKTFSVPAELRRLVYFMAAIFVQIGIFSTRWNVVIGGQLFSKSLRGLTNYKMELLGVEGLLISIGLLVLPVIILIVMIKILPPWKEHIGAAS; encoded by the coding sequence ATATTAGAACAACTCGAACGCAATTTATCCCAGATAGTTGGTTATATCTATCCCAATGAAATTGAATTGCACTGGGGCATTTTAATCGTCGTATACCCTTACATTACCGGGCTTGTTGCGGGAGCATTTATCCTGGCATCTCTGGAGCGCGTGTTCAATGTAAAGGAAATTATGCCGACTTACCGCCTTTCCCTGCTTACTGCTCTTTCGTTTTTGCTCATCGCGCCGCTTCCGCTTCTGCTGCATCTCGGACACCCGGAACGATTTTATGAAATAATGATAACACCGCACCTTGAATCGGCGATGGCAATGTTTGGTTTTGTTTATATCTGGTATTTGATGATGGTTTTGATATTGGAAATATGGTTTGAATACAGACAGGACCTGGTGGTTTTGGCCCGTGAAGGGTCGGGTCTAAAAAAATATTTTTATTACCTCCTCACGCTGGGCTCCTTAGACCTGTCGGAAAAATCCCTGCGATTCGATAAAAAGGCGGTTGGTTTTATTACTATCTTAGGTATCCCTTCGGCCTTTATTCTGCATGGATATGTCGGATTCCTGTTTGGTTCCATCAAAGCCAATCCTTGGTGGAGTAGCGTGCTGATGCCGATAGTTTTTCTTTTTTCTGCAATCGTCTCCGGAATAGCCTTGATGGTTCTCGTTTACGGGATCAGCACTCTTTTACGCGGCAAGTCGATTAACATGCCCTGTATGGACAAACTCGCCACCTATCTTCTGAATGCACTTATCATAGACCTCTCGCTGGAAACTCTCGATTTCATACACCGGGTTTACGAGTCGGTTGAGTCAATACATATCATGGGACAGATGATTTCTCAGAAGTTATTTATTTCTCTAATAGTAGTACAACTAATGCTGGGTACACTTTTGCCCATAGTGCTGATTGTCGTGACAAAAACGTTCAGCGTGCCCGCAGAATTGAGGCGGCTTGTATATTTTATGGCGGCAATCTTTGTCCAGATCGGAATATTCAGTACCCGCTGGAATGTGGTGATAGGAGGACAGCTTTTCAGCAAAAGTTTGCGGGGCCTGACAAATTATAAAATGGAATTACTCGGCGTCGAAGGGTTGTTAATTTCTATCGGACTGCTGGTCTTACCTGTGATAATACTTATCGTTATGATTAAAATCCTGCCGCCCTGGAAAGAACACATCGGCGCCGCCAGCTGA
- a CDS encoding sodium/solute symporter (Members of the Solute:Sodium Symporter (SSS), TC 2.A.21 as described in tcdb.org, catalyze solute:Na+ symport. Known solutes for members of the family include sugars, amino acids, nucleosides, inositols, vitamins, urea or anions, depending on the system.), whose product MEKLNLDLVIFLTYLIIVFSIGILVSRKNKVSDDYFLAGRNLTWWVIGGSLIAANISTHHFVGMSGQGYSIGLAIASYEWLAAIALIIYGKFFLPYYLKTKITTMPEFLETRFNYKVRLIFAVISMVGYIFIELAVVLYTGSLAMESIFGLPLTWGLAILCLVAGGYTIYGGLKSVAYTDIVQVSVLMVGGLAVTIVGLIKVGSVSPEYSGTVIGGLRAIMDGSPEKFHMVQSWNHPELPWIGVFFGGLWLANIFYWGCNQFITQRTLAARSVWHGQMGVVFAGYLKLLVPVLVVLPGIIAFRLYDPASGLLSSEFALSKADLAFPALVKNLLPAGISGLVMAGLMGAVMSTIASLLTSSSAIFTFDIYKRHLRPDADNRQLVRMGQITAFSVLVVATVFGYFLQDLVAIFTYIQKFWSIAWPAVTAVFLAGFFYQRATARGCVVTLISGPAWAILFTVAEAFELVPRVAFLNRAGMDFLFCCLIIYLYRNQAAEIPARAIVDRSFSDEALAEVRRVPWYLRFKLWSIVLIAIVAALYINFF is encoded by the coding sequence ATGGAAAAACTGAACCTGGACCTGGTCATTTTCCTAACTTACCTGATAATCGTTTTCTCGATCGGTATTCTCGTATCACGCAAAAACAAGGTCTCCGACGACTATTTTCTGGCCGGCAGGAACCTGACCTGGTGGGTTATCGGCGGGTCGCTGATCGCGGCCAACATTTCCACACACCATTTCGTGGGCATGTCGGGCCAGGGGTACTCGATCGGCCTGGCTATCGCCAGTTACGAATGGCTGGCCGCTATCGCGCTGATAATCTACGGCAAGTTCTTCCTGCCCTATTACCTCAAGACCAAGATAACCACCATGCCGGAGTTTCTGGAAACCCGGTTCAACTATAAGGTCCGGCTGATTTTCGCCGTGATCAGCATGGTCGGCTATATCTTTATCGAGCTGGCGGTGGTGCTGTACACCGGTTCGCTGGCGATGGAGTCGATTTTCGGCCTGCCGCTGACCTGGGGTTTGGCGATCCTGTGCCTGGTGGCGGGAGGCTATACGATTTACGGCGGGCTGAAATCGGTCGCCTACACGGACATCGTGCAGGTCAGCGTACTGATGGTCGGCGGGCTCGCGGTGACCATTGTCGGGCTGATCAAGGTGGGCAGTGTCTCGCCGGAGTACAGCGGAACCGTGATCGGCGGGCTGAGGGCGATCATGGACGGCAGCCCGGAGAAATTCCACATGGTGCAGTCGTGGAACCACCCGGAACTGCCCTGGATCGGCGTGTTTTTCGGCGGGTTGTGGCTGGCGAACATTTTCTATTGGGGCTGCAACCAGTTTATCACCCAGCGGACCCTGGCCGCCAGGAGTGTCTGGCACGGCCAGATGGGGGTTGTGTTCGCCGGTTACCTCAAGCTGCTGGTGCCGGTACTGGTTGTGCTGCCGGGTATTATCGCGTTCCGGCTCTACGATCCGGCTTCGGGGCTGCTCAGCAGCGAGTTCGCGCTCTCCAAAGCCGACCTGGCGTTCCCGGCGCTGGTCAAGAACCTGCTGCCGGCGGGGATTTCGGGCCTGGTGATGGCCGGGTTGATGGGCGCGGTGATGTCGACTATCGCCTCGCTGTTGACCTCCAGCTCCGCGATCTTCACCTTCGATATCTACAAGCGCCATCTCAGGCCCGACGCCGACAACCGTCAACTGGTGCGGATGGGGCAGATCACCGCTTTCTCGGTGCTGGTGGTCGCCACCGTGTTCGGCTATTTCCTGCAAGACCTCGTCGCGATTTTCACCTACATCCAGAAGTTCTGGTCGATTGCCTGGCCCGCAGTGACCGCTGTGTTCCTGGCCGGTTTTTTCTACCAACGAGCCACCGCGCGGGGCTGTGTCGTGACCCTGATCTCCGGACCGGCCTGGGCGATCCTGTTCACGGTTGCCGAGGCGTTCGAGCTGGTGCCGCGAGTCGCGTTCCTCAACCGCGCCGGGATGGATTTCCTGTTCTGCTGCCTGATTATCTACCTGTACCGCAACCAGGCAGCCGAGATTCCGGCCAGAGCGATTGTAGACCGCTCGTTCAGCGACGAGGCTCTGGCGGAGGTGAGGCGCGTGCCCTGGTACCTGCGGTTCAAGCTGTGGAGTATCGTGCTGATCGCGATCGTGGCTGCGCTGTATATCAATTTTTTCTGA
- a CDS encoding DUF5009 domain-containing protein has product MADEPNRVPQGRVVSIDALRGFDMFWIIGGEGLVKTLIVFSGIAWLAPLTGQLEHTHWNGFTFYDLIFPLFLFIVGASMPFAISRRLQRGDDRGQIYSHILKRFVTLLLLGFIYNGLLDFDFSHFRFTGVLHRIALCYLFAALIVMNTGVRGQAVTAAIILLAYWAIIKLVPVPGFGAGVLTPEGNLAAYLDQRFLPGAFCCYQFGDNEGILSTVPAVATTLMGVLSGHWLRTERGGAEKAAKLAAAGVVSLLVSLVWNLAFPINKLLWSSSYVIHSGGWSLLLLAAFYWVIDVRGWRRWTLFFVVIGLNPITIYVLQSQFDFGLISLIFTRGFIDHLGAFRPVAESIGYLLFGWLFLYFLYRKKIFLKA; this is encoded by the coding sequence ATGGCTGACGAGCCAAATCGTGTTCCCCAGGGCAGGGTCGTTTCAATTGACGCGCTGCGGGGATTCGATATGTTCTGGATTATCGGCGGCGAGGGGCTGGTGAAAACCCTGATCGTCTTTTCCGGCATTGCGTGGCTGGCCCCCCTGACCGGTCAACTGGAGCATACTCATTGGAACGGGTTCACTTTTTACGACCTGATATTTCCCCTGTTCCTCTTTATCGTCGGAGCCAGCATGCCGTTCGCGATCAGCCGGCGGCTGCAGCGCGGCGATGACCGCGGGCAGATATATTCTCATATTCTCAAGCGGTTTGTCACCCTGCTGTTGCTCGGCTTTATCTACAACGGCCTGCTCGACTTCGATTTCAGCCATTTCCGCTTCACCGGAGTTCTGCACAGGATCGCCTTGTGTTACCTGTTCGCCGCATTGATCGTGATGAACACCGGCGTGCGCGGGCAGGCCGTAACCGCGGCGATCATCCTGCTTGCCTACTGGGCGATCATAAAACTTGTCCCGGTCCCCGGTTTCGGGGCCGGAGTGCTGACTCCCGAGGGCAACCTGGCCGCTTATCTCGACCAGAGATTCCTGCCCGGCGCGTTCTGCTGCTACCAGTTCGGCGACAACGAGGGTATCCTGAGCACGGTACCGGCGGTTGCCACCACCCTGATGGGCGTGCTGTCCGGCCACTGGCTGAGAACCGAACGGGGCGGCGCGGAGAAAGCCGCGAAACTGGCCGCCGCCGGAGTAGTCAGTCTGCTGGTCTCGCTGGTCTGGAACCTGGCTTTTCCGATCAACAAGCTTCTCTGGAGCAGCAGTTACGTGATCCATTCCGGTGGCTGGAGCCTGCTCCTGCTGGCCGCTTTCTACTGGGTAATCGACGTCAGGGGCTGGCGGCGCTGGACCTTGTTTTTCGTCGTGATCGGCTTGAACCCGATCACGATCTATGTCCTCCAGTCCCAGTTCGATTTCGGCTTAATTTCCCTCATCTTCACCCGCGGCTTTATCGACCACCTGGGCGCGTTCAGACCGGTGGCCGAAAGCATAGGGTATCTGCTGTTCGGTTGGCTGTTCCTGTATTTCCTCTACAGGAAAAAGATTTTCCTCAAGGCCTGA
- a CDS encoding Gfo/Idh/MocA family oxidoreductase, with protein sequence MLENKINRRKFIGSAAATAALSIVPRRVLGGPGFVAPSDKINLGYIGTGTQGLRELARVLRDTNIQVVAVCDPNTDSTDYVDWSRHGLRNSIRRLLDKPAWGENDPGIHAGREVGRQIVEACYAREKPSASYTGCAAYADFRELLEREQGLDAVKIMTPDHLHGVISVAAMKKGRHVVMHKPLSNVMDEVRKVANTARETGVATHLSAWSGPNSMLTIRDWIDAGAIGTLREIHNWINKPIWPQWPAAPSDTPPLPAGLDWDLWLGPAEYRPYHPNYTHAVFRGWYDFGSGILGDMGHYSLLPVFHAFDLDAPVMAEANASFTCHIVDGVSGWQENDVAFPTASTMRFRFAAKGTRPQLELFWYDGGMKPPTPEELEADNKEMPSSGMMFVGDDGKIIGDFHGNRPRIIPAARMKEFRADYGKPEADTDRRADWVGAFRGGSPTLGRFEKTAACAELVCLGAVALRSGHRLYWDSAAMKVTNVPEANDLLYRKYRKGWAI encoded by the coding sequence GTGCTCGAAAACAAAATCAACCGCAGGAAGTTTATCGGCTCGGCGGCCGCCACCGCGGCGCTGAGCATAGTCCCCAGGCGCGTGCTGGGCGGACCCGGGTTCGTGGCCCCCAGCGACAAGATCAACCTGGGTTACATCGGGACGGGTACCCAGGGACTGCGCGAGTTGGCCCGCGTGCTGCGCGACACCAATATCCAGGTGGTGGCGGTCTGCGACCCCAACACCGACAGCACCGACTACGTGGACTGGTCGCGCCACGGCCTGCGCAACAGTATCCGCCGGCTGCTGGACAAGCCCGCCTGGGGCGAAAACGATCCCGGTATCCACGCCGGCCGCGAGGTGGGCCGCCAAATTGTGGAAGCTTGCTACGCCAGGGAAAAACCCTCGGCCTCCTACACTGGCTGCGCCGCCTACGCCGACTTCCGGGAACTGCTGGAGCGGGAGCAGGGCCTGGACGCGGTTAAAATCATGACTCCCGACCATCTCCACGGGGTTATCTCGGTGGCGGCGATGAAAAAGGGCCGGCACGTGGTGATGCACAAGCCGCTCTCCAACGTGATGGACGAGGTGCGGAAAGTGGCGAACACCGCCCGCGAAACCGGGGTCGCTACCCATCTCTCTGCCTGGAGCGGGCCCAACTCGATGCTGACCATCCGCGACTGGATCGACGCAGGGGCGATCGGCACTCTTCGCGAGATCCACAACTGGATCAATAAGCCGATCTGGCCCCAGTGGCCGGCAGCTCCCTCGGATACGCCTCCCCTGCCCGCCGGTCTCGACTGGGACCTGTGGCTGGGACCGGCCGAGTACCGTCCATACCACCCCAACTACACCCACGCCGTCTTCCGCGGCTGGTACGATTTCGGCAGCGGCATCCTGGGCGACATGGGCCACTACAGCCTGCTGCCGGTCTTCCACGCCTTCGACCTGGATGCGCCGGTGATGGCGGAGGCCAATGCGAGTTTCACCTGCCATATCGTGGACGGAGTCAGCGGCTGGCAGGAAAACGACGTCGCCTTCCCCACCGCCAGCACAATGCGCTTCCGCTTTGCGGCCAAAGGGACCCGGCCGCAGCTCGAGCTGTTCTGGTACGACGGCGGCATGAAACCGCCGACTCCCGAAGAACTGGAAGCCGACAACAAAGAGATGCCCTCGAGCGGAATGATGTTCGTGGGGGACGACGGCAAAATTATCGGCGACTTCCACGGCAACAGGCCGCGGATTATCCCTGCCGCCAGAATGAAAGAGTTCCGGGCGGATTACGGCAAGCCGGAAGCAGACACCGACCGGCGAGCCGACTGGGTGGGAGCGTTCAGGGGCGGCTCGCCAACCCTGGGGCGGTTCGAGAAAACCGCCGCCTGCGCGGAACTGGTCTGCCTGGGAGCAGTGGCGCTGCGTAGCGGCCACAGGCTGTACTGGGACTCCGCGGCGATGAAAGTCACCAACGTACCCGAGGCCAACGACCTGCTCTACCGCAAGTACCGCAAGGGCTGGGCAATCTAA